A window from Theobroma cacao cultivar B97-61/B2 chromosome 3, Criollo_cocoa_genome_V2, whole genome shotgun sequence encodes these proteins:
- the LOC18507060 gene encoding probable aquaporin TIP3-2 — protein MPPRRYAFGRSDEATHPDSMRATLAEFLSTLIFVFAGEGSILALDKMYKDASTTPAGLVMVALAHALSLFSGVAVSFNVSGGHVNPAVTFGALLGGRISFIRAVYYWVAQLLGAIVACLLLLVTAGMRPAGFTVASGVGELRGLVLEIVLTYGLVYTVYATAIDPKRGSLGTIAPLAIGLIVGANILVGGPFDGAAMNPARAFGPALVGWRWNNHWIYWVGPLLGGGLAGLIYEYMIIPAEPPHHTHQPLAPEDY, from the exons ATGCCACCTCGCAGATACGCATTTGGGAGGTCTGATGAGGCCACTCATCCAGACTCTATGAGAGCCACCTTGGCTGAATTTCTCTCCACTCTCATTTTCGTCTTTGCCGGCGAAGGCTCAATTCTTGCTCTTG ACAAGATGTACAAGGATGCCAGTACAACGCCTGCAGGACTGGTGATGGTGGCACTTGCGCACGCCCTGTCGCTGTTTTCAGGGGTGGCAGTCAGCTTTAACGTTTCCGGTGGCCACGTCAACCCAGCAGTCACCTTTGGTGCGCTTCTGGGAGGAAGGATCTCGTTTATCCGTGCTGTTTACTACTGGGTTGCTCAGCTCTTAGGTGCTATTGTGGCTTGTCTCTTGCTGCTGGTCACTGCTGGAATG CGGCCGGCGGGGTTCACTGTGGCGTCTGGAGTTGGGGAGTTACGTGGTCTTGTACTAGAGATAGTGCTCACATATGGTTTGGTGTACACTGTATATGCAACAGCAATTGATCCCAAGAGAGGAAGCCTGGGGACAATAGCACCGCTGGCCATAGGCTTAATCGTTGGAGCTAACATCCTGGTAGGCGGGCCATTTGATGGAGCAGCCATGAACCCGGCCAGGGCCTTTGGTCCTGCCTTGGTAGGATGGAGGTGGAACAATCACTGGATCTACTGGGTGGGTCCGTTGCTTGGGGGAGGTTTAGCTGGTCTCATATACGAGTACATGATCATCCCCGCAGAGCCTCCACACCACACTCACCAGCCCTTGGCCCCTGAAGATTACTag